Proteins found in one Lachancea thermotolerans CBS 6340 chromosome C complete sequence genomic segment:
- a CDS encoding KLTH0C04950p (conserved hypothetical protein): MSALNQKYKKPRLQQAETAGAVAPAAPATPEAPETPATPAKYAATAESSVLDAALSDADSALGESYAACGRLAATMGLHQLAVVNLAKSMQKLPRDVGVLVDFAKALGAKANQESIVVSTLADAVQRSPELSDPRVWLQLASSYYHLLKPDEAFHSVSRAIAAQEIQGIKDAGTWALQARILLLWMDSDAKMTLETLTPYFIGAIEMAIAAGDTQLELQSRVSLAQLYHRFACYPESQAEVSRAFVLVRSDPSSGMPRPSTVNTLCYLYNFLGIIQFKMNYKASAYSVIQEAMSALPQVSATARLLATLAQFYMIDENLPQLRAILPALLVEKTALTEKELIRLYLMNWLLGRVYDMLDDTKQSYHFYQQAVNCKPQSASLWVGIGSLYLRMRQFEDAHIAFSHALNYASKLENFEQPFFLRFNRLFAAFAWVGLSQVFVATFQKQSALDALRQASVLFTAEGDLVHSSQVDQLYNDVLATPPQNPMYVIMNVPPQILLELFLYYDTGVFANQTEGNFPKISSCEPVAHIMPLYDHQASPVATLPHGPAVTPSVPPPPPQQVYNDLATRPALSQQHPSTVFLAYPQPAVTVPATSALNIKPIAKNMPGVNYGFPAQPYQNPPVP, encoded by the coding sequence ATGAGCGCGCTGAACCAGAAATACAAGAAGCCCCGGCTCCAGCAAGCTGAGACCGCAGGGGCCGTGGCCCCTGCGGCTCCCGCAACGCCCGAAGCACCCGAGACGCCTGCAACGCCTGCGAAATACGCGGCCACAGCCGAGAGCAGCGTGCTCGACGCGGCGCTCAGCGACGCCGACTCTGCGCTCGGCGAGTCCTACGCCGCGTGCGGCCGGCTCGCGGCCACGATGGGCTTGCACCAGCTCGCCGTGGTCAACTTGGCCAAAAGCATGCAGAAACTGCCCCGTGACGTGGGCGTGCTCGTCGACTTTGCCAAGGCGCTCGGCGCCAAGGCCAACCAGGAAAGCATCGTCGTTTCCACGCTCGCAGACGCCGTGCAGCGCTCGCCGGAGCTGTCGGACCCACGCGTGTGGTTGCAGCTGGCCTCCTCGTACTACCACCTGCTGAAGCCCGACGAGGCCTTCCACAGCGTGTCCCGCGCGATCGCCGCACAGGAGATCCAGGGCATCAAGGACGCCGGCACCTGGGCGCTTCAGGCGCGCATCCTGCTTCTCTGGATGGACTCGGACGCCAAGATGACGCTCGAAACCCTGACGCCGTACTTCATTGGCGCAATCGAGATGGCTATCGCCGCGGGCGACACCCAGCTCGAGCTCCAGAGCAGGGTATCGCTCGCTCAGCTTTATCACCGCTTCGCGTGCTACCCAGAGTCCCAGGCAGAGGTCTCTCGTGccttcgtcctcgtccgCTCCGACCCCTCTTCAGGCATGCCCAGGCCCTCCACTGTCAACACCCTTTGCTACCTATACAACTTTCTGGGCATCATCCAGTTCAAGATGAACTACAAGGCTAGTGCCTACTCCGTGATCCAGGAAGCCATGAGCGCGCTGCCGCAGGTCTCGGCCACCGCCCGTCTACTTGCTACCCTGGCACAGTTCTACATGATTGACGAAAACCTGCCGCAGCTCCGCGCCATCCTGCCCGCGCTGCTGGTCGAGAAGACCGCGCTCACCGAGAAGGAGCTCATCCGCCTGTACCTCATGAACTGGCTGTTGGGCCGCGTTTATGACATGCTCGACGACACTAAGCAAAGCTACCATTTCTACCAGCAGGCCGTCAATTGCAAGCCCCAATCCGCGTCGTTGTGGGTTGGCATCGGCTCTCTATATCTGCGCATGCGCCAGTTCGAAGACGCGCACATCGCGTTCTCGCACGCGTTGAACTACGCGTCCAAGCTCGAAAACTTTGAGCAGCCGTTTTTCCTACGGTTCAATCGCCTCTTCGCGGCGTTCGCCTGGGTTGGCTTGTCCCAGGTGTTCGTGGCAACCTTCCAGAAACAGAGCGCCTTGGACGCTTTACGGCAAGCGTCGGTCCTTTTTACTGCGGAGGGTGACCTCGTCCACTCGAGCCAGGTCGACCAACTCTACAACGATGTGTTGGCAACCCCGCCTCAGAATCCCATGTACGTCATCATGAATGTTCCTCCGCAGATccttcttgagctcttcctATACTATGACACCGGCGTGTTTGCGAACCAGACAGAAGGAAACTTCCCAAAAATCTCCTCCTGCGAACCCGTCGCTCATATTATGCCTCTTTACGATCATCAAGCTTCTCCAGTCGCAACTTTGCCGCATGGGCCGGCAGTAACTCCTTCCGTCCCCCCTCCGCCACCTCAACAGGTGTACAACGACCTAGCCACCAGGCCAGCTTTAAGCCAGCAGCACCCAAGCACAGTATTCCTTGCATACCCACAGCCCGCCGTGACCGTTCCGGCCACATCAGCTCTTAATATTAAACCGATCGCTAAGAACATGCCCGGAGTTAACTATGGCTTCCCAGCTCAACCGTATCAAAATCCCCCGGTGCCGTAG
- the HEM12 gene encoding uroporphyrinogen decarboxylase HEM12 (highly similar to uniprot|P32347 Saccharomyces cerevisiae YDR047W HEM12 Uroporphyrinogen decarboxylase catalyzes the fifth step in the heme biosynthetic pathway localizes to both the cytoplasm and nucleus activity inhibited by Cu2 Zn2 Fe2 Fe3 and sulfhydryl-specific reagents), producing MQLLDRSKFPELKNDLILRAALGQPVERPPCWIMRQAGRYLPEYHKVKDGRDFFETCRDAEIASEITIQPVRRYAGLLDAAIIFSDILVIPQALGMRVEMLEGKGPHFPELIRTEEDMKKVLDYHTDVLKELDWAFRAITVTRHKLGGQVPLLGFCGGPWTLLVYMTEGGGSRLFRFAKQWLNESPELCHKLLQKITDVAVEFLAQQVVAGAQMLQVFESWGGELGPRDFDEFSLPYIRQISKRLPHRLKELGIEEQIPLTIFSKGSWYALDKLCDSGYNAVSLDWLWDPKDAVKVNAGRVTLQGNLDPGVIYGTDEVISKRVEEMITGFGGGKKQYIVNFGHGTHPFMDPEKIKFFLQECHRVGSKK from the coding sequence ATGCAGCTACTCGACCGCTCAAAGTTTCCGGAACTCAAAAACGACCTCATCTTAAGAGCTGCGCTTGGCCAGCCAGTCGAGAGACCCCCATGTTGGATTATGCGTCAGGCTGGACGTTATCTGCCTGAGTACCACAAAGTTAAAGATGGGCGCGACTTCTTCGAAACCTGTCGCGATGCAGAAATTGCCAGCGAGATCACGATCCAACCAGTTCGTCGCTATGCAGGTCTGCTAGATGCTGCCATTATCTTCAGCGACATTCTGGTCATTCCTCAGGCTCTAGGCATGCGTGTCGAGATGCTAGAAGGTAAAGGGCCACATTTCCCGGAACTCATCAGAACCGAAGAGGACATGAAAAAGGTTTTGGACTACCACACTGATGTTCTAAAGGAGCTCGACTGGGCGTTTAGGGCCATCACCGTCACGAGACATAAACTAGGGGGCCAAGTGCCCTTACTCGGCTTCTGCGGCGGACCATGGACTCTATTGGTCTACATGACAGAGGGTGGCGGCTCACGCCTGTTCAGATTTGCCAAACAGTGGCTCAACGAGTCGCCCGAGCTGTGCCACAAGCTGTTGCAAAAGATAACTGACGTTGCTGTCGAGTTTTTGGCTCAGCAGGTAGTGGCTGGTGCACAGATGCTCCAGGTCTTCGAGAGCTGGGGCGGCGAGCTGGGCCCTCGTGATTTCGACGAATTTTCCTTGCCATACATTCGCCAAATCAGCAAGCGTTTGCCACACCGTCTGAAGGAGCTCGGGATCGAAGAGCAGATCCCATTGACAATCTTCTCTAAAGGGTCCTGGTATGCTCTGGACAAGCTGTGTGACTCTGGATACAATGCTGTATCACTTGATTGGCTATGGGACCCCAAAGATGCTGTCAAAGTCAACGCAGGCCGTGTAACCTTGCAAGGCAACTTGGATCCCGGTGTCATATACGGCACGGACGAAGTCATCAGCAAGAGAGTCGAAGAGATGATTACTGGGTTCGGCGGTGGAAAGAAGCAATACATCGTCAATTTTGGCCATGGCACTCACCCATTTATGGATCCTGAGAAgatcaagtttttcttgcaaGAATGCCACAGGGTTGGCAGTAAGAAGTAA
- the PFF1 gene encoding Pff1p (similar to uniprot|P38244 Saccharomyces cerevisiae YBR074W Hypothetical ORF), translating to MLAQFLRSLFRFRKTTVSVLLVATYVVVFLLNVWDRIRYQYSLPEDNKHHKQLLDASWIDLQSITRKPHPYTSRENDAVHDFLLHRVTELVEGAPHAEVSDDYKEGNHLVFKQPDVFNSSSTESRIVSFESSNIVVKITGSQPELPGLLISAHFDSVPTALGATDDGVGIVTLLALITRYAKKQPRRTLVFNLNNNEEFGLLGASAFLNHRWRPLVDYVLNLEGTGAGGKAVLFRTSDTNTASIYKNAVKTQPFGNSIYQQAFYDRYISSETDYKVYEQAGLRGWDIAFYKPRALYHTIKDSTQFTSQASLWNMMHASLQLADFIAFESFEDEPKDRSPAVYFDIIGTFFVTASTKDLFTLNCVVLSVIPVIILVLEFVIQRRKTRERNPLLVWLRLPFSMFISYLVTATFRSSLFRVNPLIFSRDYVSPTIGFSFTFLILNYLVLSLLEYLAPSRDLKTVSFVELFFGMWIALLWATIRLCTSKYTATGVYPITVLYLLMSFGAIVGLVCSAFKRKHSVVKAKDSEETAAPNTYSSIEESPQQATNTEAPNENSPEEHDERAPLLRASNSSQVSSVTNVSEAPSSALKAFVVSALNYDWSVQFLAVVPLASFFVIMCLSLILDGIYQTCQEGFQATWNVSKISMLGGMLLAIPVLPFCYKLNYFVSMVLLFAAASAGIFSFERAPFTESSPLKLRFSQELNLHDELGFSTVNVFGRQGAGIEQILRNIPSTQNAHSNVECTSNGQGSETCRYAGPRPHLVSSSSIPELSDILSIKVLSNNRKSSGRSSYEPINAELVINVKENRLCTIGFNSSQFAEHDYGQSPVKQVTIFGNAHHDNRTRSQLSTLDGLSRDDEENRIFKWNRGINSLQLHKLDFERNYYHVGIQWMPTILSQDADEESSDALGLKIRCFWGEYDSVSIINGEVKRKVPALDELLAYSPKEVSFSNREAGLVIVNDYIEL from the coding sequence ATGCTCGCACAGTTCTTAAGGTCGCTTTTTCGATTCCGAAAGACTACTGTTAGTGTTCTGCTGGTTGCCACGTACGTTGTGGTGTTCTTGCTGAACGTCTGGGATAGAATACGTTATCAGTACTCCCTTCCTGAGGACAACAAGCACcacaagcagcttctggatgCGTCCTGGATCGATCTCCAGAGTATAACCCGTAAGCCGCACCCTTACACCTCGAGAGAGAATGACGCAGTTCATGATTTTCTGCTACACCGCGTAACAGAACTCGTGGAGGGGGCGCCTCATGCTGAGGTTTCTGACGACTACAAAGAGGGAAACCATCTCGTGTTCAAACAACCCGATGTTTTCAACTCCTCGTCTACAGAGTCACGCATAGTCTCATTTGAATCCTCCAACATTGTGGTCAAAATAACTGGTTCACAGCCTGAGTTGCCTGGATTACTTATCTCCGCGCATTTTGACTCTGTTCCCACAGCTTTGGGAGCTACTGATGATGGGGTAGGGATCGTTACGCTCTTGGCTCTAATTACCCGCTATGCTAAGAAGCAGCCACGCAGGACGCTTGTGTTCAACCTGAACAATAACGAAGAATTTGGGCTGCTTGGTGCGTCTGCTTTTCTTAATCACCGCTGGCGCCCCCTCGTTGACTACGTTTTGAACTTGGAGGGTACAGGTGCCGGTGGAAAGGCAGTGCTTTTCAGAACCTCAGACACCAACACAGCATCCATATACAAAAATGCTGTCAAAACCCAACCTTTCGGAAATTCCATAtatcaacaagctttctATGATAGGTATATTTCCAGCGAGACCGACTACAAGGTGTACGAACAAGCTGGACTTCGCGGCTGGGACATTGCGTTTTACAAGCCAAGAGCTCTTTACCATACCATTAAGGACTCAACTCAGTTCACAAGCCAGGCCTCATTGTGGAACATGATGCATGCGTCATTGCAGCTGGCTGATTTTATTGCTTTTGAATCCTTCGAGGATGAGCCTAAGGACCGCAGTCCTGCTGTTTATTTCGACATAATCGGCACGTTTTTTGTCACTGCTAGCACGAAGGACCTGTTTACTTTAAACTGCGTGGTTCTAAGTGTGATCCCAGTCATTATACTGGTCTTGGAATTTGTTATCCAAAGGCGCAAGACCCGTGAAAGAAATCCACTTCTGGTTTGGTTGAGACTCCCGTTCAGTATGTTCATTTCATACCTGGTAACTGCAACTTTCAGGTCTTCTTTGTTTCGTGTCAATCCTTTGATATTCTCTCGTGACTATGTCAGTCCAACTATTGGGTTTTCATTCACCTTTTTGATTCTCAATTATCTCGTGCTGTCCCTGTTAGAATATCTAGCGCCCAGCCGGGACCTAAAGACTGTATCCTTTGTCGAGTTGTTCTTTGGAATGTGGATTGCCTTACTATGGGCCACAATTCGCTTGTGCACATCAAAGTACACAGCTACAGGTGTTTACCCTATCACCGTTCTATATCTCCTGATGTCTTTTGGCGCCATTGTGGGCCTTGTGTGTTCAGCTTTCAAACGCAAGCACTCAGTGGTCAAGGCAAAAGACAGTGAGGAGACTGCCGCTCCCAACACTTACTCCAGCATCGAAGAGTCCCCTCAGCAAGCTACAAACACCGAAGCACCGAACGAGAACTCTCCCGAGGAGCATGATGAGCGGGCACCTCTTTTGCGGGCCTCGAACTCCTCTCAGGTCAGCTCTGTCACAAATGTGTCCGAGGCTCCAAGCTCGGCTCTTAAAGCATTTGTTGTATCTGCGCTCAATTACGATTGGAGCGTGCAGTTCTTGGCTGTCGTCCCCCTTGCCTCATTCTTTGTCATTATGTGTTTGTCGCTAATTTTGGACGGAATTTACCAAACGTGTCAGGAGGGTTTCCAGGCTACATGGAATGTCTCTAAGATCTCTATGTTAGGTGGTATGCTGCTGGCTATCCCCGTCCTTCCATTTTGCTACAAGTTGAACTACTTTGTCTCTATGGTTCTGCTATTTGCTGCTGCGTCTGCAGGAATATTCTCATTTGAGAGAGCGCCGTTTACGGAATCTTCCCCGCTTAAATTACGCTTCTCGCAAGAGCTAAATTTGCATGACGAATTGGGGTTCAGCACTGTGAACGTTTTCGGCAGGCAGGGAGCTGGAATTGAGCAAATTTTGCGTAATATTCCAAGCACTCAAAACGCACATTCTAACGTGGAATGCACGTCGAACGGTCAAGGCTCAGAAACATGCAGATATGCAGGGCCTCGGCCTCACCTTGTGAGTTCTAGCTCAATCCCAGAGCTTTCAGATATTTTATCGATCAAAGTCTTATCCAATAATAGGAAGTCCTCGGGACGTTCTTCCTATGAGCCAATTAACGCAGAGTTGGTGATcaatgtcaaagaaaaccgTCTATGCACGATCGGATTCAATTCTTCTCAGTTCGCGGAGCATGATTACGGGCAGTCTCCTGTGAAGCAAGTCACCATATTCGGTAACGCTCATCATGACAACCGTACAAGAAGCCAACTATCAACGCTGGACGGGCTTTCTAGGGACGACGAGGAAAACAGAATTTTCAAGTGGAATCGGGGTATCAACAGCCTGCAACTGCACAAACTCGACTTTGAGCGGAATTATTACCATGTCGGAATTCAATGGATGCCAACGATTTTGAGCCAAGACGCAGATGAGGAATCATCGGACGCGCTGGGCTTGAAAATCCGCTGTTTCTGGGGAGAGTATGACTCCGTGTCTATCATCAATGGGGAAGTCAAGCGCAAGGTCCCCGCTCTTGACGAACTTCTTGCGTACTCGCCCAAAGAGGTCTCCTTCTCGAACAGAGAAGCAGGTTTGGTTATAGTTAATGATTACATTGAActctga
- the DSE4 gene encoding endo-1,3(4)-beta-glucanase (some similarities with uniprot|P53753 Saccharomyces cerevisiae YNR067C) — MLSALQVLALLLAGTHAKNSSHPIYSNSSAIVHETDRTLALNYTTLDYGEPYVDAATSRPARFSASQAAASATSASLSHVTVAGDTPLPASTAGAETIYTVSAGPGSTGTGASLAASAPGRATASSKYSAASSGVVSGGSDGFSSDLPSGSQKPAPSAADDAAATQGASQARDSSTVSTPSLGTSFAADSSETFAHSSDASMLSSRETPAHGSVGSSTSSSHETSAHGSGVFPTPSSSQAPAHSSDASSALSSLQTSADGARETPAQSSDASSTLGSSQTPARYSGTSQLRSGAASTETASSEGTRSAAHSASSTARFQTLSSSSFSPVSELLTATASTSTSVLYSATSPYTSATAKGSIVTSVPSHSANPLVTQSLSSSKLSQSISTTYTASKTVDTESLLPASNFTSSSVVIGSSSNSSASATGTSLSAPGQLNASASQGTTSSPARSSVILSTSVVTHSTVNTTTMVVPVTSTYSNRTTVLSKPTTARFTLVGTSNVVSNQTATLQPSGASSSSLATPSASSSAYTSSSSSAAMTTESTASSTSETPVVSIVSETVTTVDLFQAVATDEPPSVFARHSNPMDLSSGVSNNGSPYGTNKFYTNLIVGDQTSAAFVYPYSVWKYSSNGVNGFAVSHTSKDQYSYGNYDSDGNSEYLVNPLGIASLIFSAESFGSACNMYVSDMTTSSCDVTINDGSVSNILQVPLVQGMGFASGIYHGSLKPEIRTSAAFISLEQQTSDILPAGVQKYRVGLNSGSTWLVYVTLPDGYSDDDFTLSFSDSSTLSGSQAIDGLIVQFAAAPEDSTYDSFYDNAAGMYATDFKLEGSSDGASASYSFDYQTEGRSASGKTMIFALPHHLDALSAESTAARTGVQLQSTTKGTMEALLATSLVFTEILNTQLGWLPWTSQLGSRNLTYSAEQLQLLAETANDEINIDVWGSVGGLNTYYLGKVLDKYAYILLTVADVLQDSAVTAAALENLKQAFAKLMQNQQLYPLYYDTKFGGVVSSGDWASTATGYDFGNTYYNDHHFHYGYIVHAAAVVGHVDAQQGGSWAQDNKAWINTLVRDVANPSAADAYFPVSRMFDWFHGHSWAAGLFANANGKNQESSSEDYNFAYGMKLWGAVVGDRAMERRADVMLAVMQRSMNAYYLFADDNAVEPSEILGNKVAGILFDNIIDYTTYFGTETQYKNGIHMIPVTPASGVIRGPTFVQQEWEEKLASVAATLTDGWGGLLRLNQALYDPASSYAFFADSGFSSAALDNGLSRTWALAFSGGLANSLGLL; from the coding sequence TGCACGAGACAGACCGCACGCTCGCGCTCAACTACACGACGCTCGACTACGGCGAGCCCTACGTGGACGCGGCGACGTCGCGCCCCGCCAGGTTTTCGGCGTCACAGGCCGCGGCGTCCGCGACGTCTGCATCGCTCAGCCACGTGACCGTGGCCGGCGACACCCCGCTGCCCGCGTCCACCGCAGGCGCGGAGACGATCTACACGGTGTCCGCGGGCCCAGGGTCCACGGGGACCGGCGCCTCGCTGGCCGCGTCCGCGCCGGGCCGCGCCACTGCGTCCTCCAAGTACTCCGCCGCGTCTTCGGGCGTTGTTTCTGGCGGGTCCGATGGCTTCTCATCGGACTTGCCTTCTGGCTCCCAGAAGCCAGCTCCAAGCGCAGCAGACGACGCCGCGGCGACCCAGGGCGCCTCGCAAGCTCGCGACTCGAGCACTGTTTCGACGCCCAGCCTGGGCACCTCTTTCGCGGCTGATTCCAGTGAGACATTCGCACACAGCTCGGACGCCTCCATGCTGAGCTCGCGCGAAACGCCTGCACACGGCTCGGTTGGCTCTTCCACATCAAGCTCGCACGAAACATCTGCACACGGCTCCGGCGTCTTCCCCACGCCGAGCTCATCCCAGGCTCCTGCACACAGCTCGGACGCCTCTTCCGCGCTGAGCTCGCTCCAGACATCTGCAGACGGCGCTCGCGAGACACCTGCACAAAGCTCCGACGCCTCTTCCACGCTGGGCTCATCCCAGACGCCTGCACGCTACTCCGGCACCTCCCAACTACGTTCAGGCGCCGCTTCTACCGAAACGGCTTCCTCTGAAGGCACCCGCTCGGCAGCGCACTCTGCCTCGTCTACCGCGCGCTTCCAGACCctctcctcctcctcattCTCGCCCGTGAGCGAGCTTCTCACCGCTACCGCCTCGACCTCAACCAGCGTGCTCTACTCCGCCACGTCGCCCTACACCAGCGCCACGGCCAAGGGCTCCATCGTCACATCCGTGCCATCGCACTCCGCGAACCCGCTTGTGACCCAGTCgctcagcagcagcaagctGTCGCAGAGCATCTCCACCACCTACACTGCTTCCAAGACGGTCGACACAGAATCGCTGCTACCGGCCTCGAACTTTACCAGTAGCTCTGTCGTCATCGGATCCTCAAGCAACTCCAGCGCCTCCGCAACTGGTACGTCGCTGTCGGCTCCTGGCCAGTTAAATGCATCCGCGTCTCAAGGTACTACGTCCTCTCCCGCTAGATCTTCTGTGATCCTGAGCACCTCTGTGGTCACCCACAGCACGGTTAACACCACTACCATGGTGGTGCCAGTCACTTCCACCTACTCGAACCGCACTACCGTCCTGTCCAAGCCAACAACCGCTCGATTCACGCTCGTGGGCACATCAAACGTGGTCTCCAACCAAACAGCCACGCTCCAGCCATCCGGCGCCTCATCCAGCTCACTTGCGACTCCAAGTGCTAGCTCGAGCGCCTACACatcctcctcgtcgtccgccGCCATGACAACCGAAAGTACCGCTTCAAGTACGTCAGAAACTCCGGTCGTCAGTATTGTCTCGGAAACAGTCACTACCGTAGATCTGTTCCAGGCGGTTGCGACAGACGAGCCCCCCTCCGTGTTTGCCAGACACTCAAACCCCATGGATCTCTCCAGCGGCGTGAGCAACAACGGCTCGCCCTATGGAACCAACAAGTTCTACACCAACCTCATTGTCGGCGACCAGACAAGCGCAGCCTTCGTGTACCCCTACTCGGTGTGGAAGTATAGCTCGAACGGCGTTAACGGCTTTGCCGTCTCGCACACCTCCAAGGACCAGTACAGCTACGGCAACTATGACAGCGATGGAAACTCCGAGTATCTGGTCAACCCACTGGGCATCGCATCTCTGATCTTTTCCGCTGAGTCCTTCGGCTCCGCGTGCAACATGTATGTGAGCGACATGACTACGTCCTCATGCGACGTTACTATTAACGATGGGTCTGTCTCCAACATCCTACAGGTGCCACTGGTGCAGGGCATGGGATTTGCGAGCGGCATCTACCACGGGTCACTGAAGCCCGAGATCAGAACCTCGGCAGCGTTTATCTCGCTGGAACAACAAACCTCGGACATCCTGCCCGCGGGCGTGCAGAAGTACCGCGTGGGGTTGAACAGCGGCTCTACGTGGCTAGTGTATGTGACGCTGCCCGACGGGTACAGCGATGACGACTTCACTCTAAGCTTTTCTGACTCCTCGACACTGAGCGGGTCGCAAGCCATCGACGGGCTCATCGTGCAGTTTGCAGCCGCGCCTGAGGACAGCACTTACGATTCATTTTACGACAACGCCGCGGGTATGTATGCGACCGACTTCAAACTCGAGGGCTCCTCGGACGGGGCCTCTGCGTCGTATTCATTTGACTACCAAACCGAGGGCCGCTCCGCGTCGGGCAAAACCATGATTTTCGCGCTGCCCCACCACCTGGATGCGCTGTCGGCGGAAAGCACTGCGGCGCGCACAGGCGTGCAGCTGCAGTCCACCACCAAGGGCACCATGGAGGCGCTTCTGGCCACGTCGCTGGTGTTCACCGAGATCCTTAACACACAGCTCGGATGGTTGCCCTGGACCTCGCAACTTGGCAGCCGCAACCTCACCTACAGCGCAGAGCAGTTGCAGCTTCTGGCCGAGACCGCCAACGACGAGATCAACATCGATGTGTGGGGCTCCGTGGGCGGGCTCAACACTTACTACCTGGGCAAGGTGCTGGACAAGTACGCTTACATCCTGCTGACTGTCGCAGACGTCCTGCAGGACAGCGCGGTGAcggccgcggcgctggAGAACCTCAAGCAGGCCTTCGCAAAGCTCATGCAGAACCAGCAGCTGTACCCACTGTACTACGACACGAAATTCGGTGGCGTGGTGTCCTCGGGCGACTGGGCCTCCACCGCGACGGGCTACGACTTCGGCAACACCTACTATAACGACCACCACTTCCACTACGGGTACATCGTGCACGCGGCGGCCGTCGTGGGTCACGTGGACGCCCAGCAGGGCGGCTCCTGGGCTCAGGACAACAAGGCCTGGATCAACACCCTGGTGCGCGACGTGGCCAACCCAAGCGCCGCGGACGCCTACTTCCCGGTCTCGCGTATGTTCGACTGGTTCCACGGCCACTCGTGGGCCGCGGGCCTGTTCGCCAACGCCAACGGCAAGAACCAGGAGTCCAGCTCCGAAGACTACAACTTTGCCTACGGCATGAAGCTGTGGGGCGCCGTGGTCGGCGACCGCGCCATGGAGCGCCGCGCCGATGTCATGCTCGCGGTCATGCAGCGCTCCATGAACGCCTACTACCTGTTTGCGGACGACAACGCCGTGGAGCCCTCCGAGATCCTCGGCAACAAGGTCGCGGGCATCCTGTTCGACAACATCATCGACTACACCACCTACTTTGGCACCGAGACCCAGTACAAGAACGGCATTCACATGATCCCAGTGACCCCGGCCTCGGGTGTGATCCGCGGACCCACTTTCGTACAACAGGAGTGGGAGGAGAAGCTGGCGTCCGTCGCCGCGACCCTGACAGACGGCTGGGGAGGTCTGCTGAGGCTGAACCAGGCGCTGTACGATCCGGCGAGCTCCTACGCGTTCTTCGCGGACTCGGGCTTCAGCTCGGCCGCGCTGGACAACGGCTTGTCGCGCACGTGGGCGCTGGCGTTCTCGGGCGGTCTGGCGAACTCGCTGGGCCTTCTGTGA
- a CDS encoding KLTH0C04928p (no similarity), which yields MLRYAVLRCAQKHARPRNRCLRASGRGEARSPPRQGRRGHVPIHVRYFVRCLLSMVYVMYMRCRVRLRASAPRRAVGCYNTTGRSDAIWRRRLRNAAVCASAVLAEHQGGSPRSRGPTSSKTPEVAPTVSHGGQKDTRHPYAGVRRRKLRGGFRRRGGSHAFRATKSARR from the coding sequence ATGCTGCGCTACGCGGTGCTGCGCTGCGCGCAAAAGCATGCTCGGCCAAGAAACCGTTGTTTACGAGCTTCCGGGCGTGGGGAGGCCCGCAGCCCGCCTAGGCAAGGTCGCCGCGGTCACGTTCCCATTCATGTACGTTATTTCGTACGTTGTTTATTGTCTATGGTCTATGTGATGTACATGCGGTGCAGAGTAAGGTTGCGTGCCAGTGCTCCAAGGAGGGCCGTGGGATGTTATAATACAACCGGGCGCTCTGACGCCATTTGGCGCCGGAGGCTCCGTAATGCGGCGGTTTGTGCGTCCGCCGTGCTCGCAGAGCACCAGGGAGGCAGTCCGAGGAGCCGAGGACCAACGAGCAGTAAGACTCCGGAGGTCGCGCCAACCGTGTCGCACGGGGGGCAGAAGGACACGCGCCACCCTTACGCGGGAGTTCGGCGACGGAAGCTGCGCGGCGGCTTCCGCCGCCGCGGTGGAAGCCACGCGTTCCGCGCGACAAAGAGCGCGCGGCGTTAA